In Leptidea sinapis chromosome 18, ilLepSina1.1, whole genome shotgun sequence, a genomic segment contains:
- the LOC126969491 gene encoding ionotropic receptor 75a-like, protein MILHEVASIHNIRFSYSICDRWVGDYKRESPYAVTNALYFHDIDITPILRFLPFHMDYYDVIHQPVTHVEARYFYRIPTTGVGKFENQFLTPFSIGVWWCVFGILLMCALGLLISAALERRPQSTAYAVFSVVALTCQQYFEDASDAIVRRNTIARKLTILITGLSCLLMYNYYTSSVVSWLLNGSPPSINTLWELLDSPLQPAFEDVGYTQSWLQLSDYYYNKNNADAENVLKKRIKKKGNIILTSPAEGIEMVKRGAFAFHCETNSAYKYIAKTFTPRELCDLDSLHSIEKTLLFTALQKNSPYREFFVWSYARVNEQGIIKLIHSRTKSAETKCEGSSPRALALGGAAPAFIVLTAGCILGTIIMFLEKIKFARESKNTIIK, encoded by the exons ATGATACTACACGAGGTGGcgtctatacataatattag ATTTAGCTATAGTATTTGTGACAGATGGGTGGGCGATTATAAAAGAGAAAGTCCATAT GCAGTGACTAATGCGCTTTACTTTCATGACATTGATATTACTCCCATTCTGCGTTTCCTGCCGTTCCATATGGACTACTATGACGTCATACACCAACCAGTCACACACGTAGA agCTCGCTATTTCTATCGAATACCAACGACTGGTGTTGGTAAATTTGAAAACCAGTTTCTAACACCGTTTAGTATTGGAGTGTGGTGGTGCGTGTTCGGTATCTTGCTGATGTGTGCTCTAGGACTGCTGATCTCTGCTGCATTGGAGAGACGACCTCAATCCACGGCTTACGCGGTCTTCTCTGTTGTGGCACTGACCTGTCAGCAGT ATTTTGAGGATGCCAGTGATGCTATTGTACGAAGAAATACAATAG CCCGCAAACTGACAATCCTCATCACCGGATTGTCCTGTCTGCTGATGTATAACTACTACACCAGCAGTGTGGTTAGTTGGCTCCTCAACGGCTCTCCACCTTCTATCAACACTCTATGGGAGCTGCTAGATAGTCCTTTACAACCTGCCTTTGAAGATGTAGGGTATACGCAGTCCTGGTTGCag ctatctgattattattacaacaaaaataaCGCGGACGCCGAAAATGTATTAAagaaaagaataaaaaagaaaggAAACATTATCTTAACTTCTCCAGCAGAGGGCATTGAGATGGTTAAGAGAGGAG cTTTTGCATTCCATTGTGAAACGAACAGTGCTTACAAATACATAGCAAAAACATTCACGCCTAGAGAACTCTGTGACCTGGACTCGCTTCATTCCATTGAGAAGACTCTTCTATTCACCGCTCTGCAGAAGAACAGCCCGTACAGAGAATTCTTCGTATGGAG ctATGCGCGTGTAAATGAACAAGGgataataaaattgatacaCAGCAGAACAAAGTCAGCAGAGACAAAATGTGAAGGAAGCTCACCCAGAGCTCTGGCTCTCGGAGGAGCAGCCCCAGCCTTCATCGTCCTCACAGCTGGTTGTATCCTGGGGACAATCATCATGTTTTTGGAGAA gaTCAAATTTGCACGAGAATCGAAAAATACAATcattaaataa